From a single Nakaseomyces glabratus chromosome F, complete sequence genomic region:
- the MAK11 gene encoding Mak11p (CAGL0F06853g~Ortholog(s) have protein kinase inhibitor activity, role in regulation of actin cytoskeleton organization, regulation of microtubule cytoskeleton organization, ribosome biogenesis and nucleolar preribosome localization): MSRNQFRIVVGSYEHNLLCLSLDLTLETPVFTPIFHFQAHSLSVKCLDISKRYLVSGSNDEHIRIYDLQKRKELGTLLAHQGSITNLKFSKVSDQEPKSTSGKWLLSASEDNKIIVWRVKDWENFGTLKGHTARINDMDIHPSNRVVASVSEDHSIRLWNLMTVKKAAVLKLKKYNQNGQFVRWLKAQGKYFAVSLMTKVLIYDSTTAKVYREIDTGRKTIMHMETVVLADVEYIVLGMSDGKVLFYKVEEILNSKETEFTEEPEFSLLGHTNRVKDLKFYVNEFGTYMVTIGSDGKVIVWDMDKRDQVAVYDCGERLNCLAVCDETIEKADTMKKRTIDQIELGEQSEVESDTEELKKVMFGQKKKNQKRNKNKNKNKKKKVEVQLE; this comes from the coding sequence ATGTCCAGAAATCAATTTAGAATTGTCGTTGGTTCATATGAGCACAATTTACTTTGTCTTTCATTGGATTTGACATTGGAGACTCCAGTTTTCACTCCAATCTTCCATTTCCAAGCACATTCCTTAAGCGTTAAATGTCTAGATATATCGAAAAGATATTTAGTGTCTGGTTCAAATGACGAGCACATTAGAATATATGATTTACAAAAGAGGAAGGAATTAGGTACACTTTTGGCACACCAAGGATCTATTACTAATCTAAAGTTTTCCAAAGTGTCTGATCAGGAGCCAAAATCTACCAGTGGTAAATGGTTACTGTCTGCTTCTGAAGATAACAAAATCATTGTATGGAGAGTTAAAGACTGGGAGAATTTCGGGACTCTAAAAGGACACACTGCTAGAATTAATGATATGGACATTCACCCTTCCAACAGAGTTGTAGCAAGTGTAAGTGAGGATCATAGTATTAGATTGTGGAATTTGATGACTGTTAAAAAGGCAGCTGTTCTGAAActaaagaaatataacCAAAATGGTCAATTTGTTAGATGGCTAAAAGCCCAAGGCAAATACTTTGCTGTATCTTTAATGACTAAAGTTTTAATTTATGACTCTACCACTGCTAAAGTTTATAGAGAGATTGACACCGGGAGAAAGACAATCATGCACATGGAAACAGTTGTCCTTGCTGATGTAGAATACATTGTTTTGGGGATGAGTGATGGTAAAGTATTGTTTTATAAGGTGGAAGAAATACTGAACAGTAAAGAAACGGAATTCACTGAGGAACCAGAGTTTTCACTTCTAGGGCATACTAATCGTGTCAAGGACCTAAAGTTTTATGTTAACGAGTTTGGAACATATATGGTTACCATTGGTTCAGATGGTAAAGTTATAGTGTGGGATATGGACAAGAGAGATCAAGTGGCAGTTTATGATTGTGGTGAAAGGCTAAATTGTCTGGCAGTATGCGATGAGACTATTGAAAAGGCTGAtacaatgaagaaaagaaccATAGATCAAATTGAACTAGGTGAGCAAAGTGAAGTTGAGAGTGATACTGAAGAGTTAAAGAAGGTAATGTTTGgtcaaaagaagaaaaatcaaaagcGTAACAAGAATAAGAAcaagaataaaaagaagaaagttgAAGTCCAACTTGAGTAA
- the LYS1 gene encoding saccharopine dehydrogenase (NAD+, L-lysine-forming) (CAGL0F06875g~Ortholog(s) have mRNA binding, saccharopine dehydrogenase (NAD+, L-lysine-forming) activity, role in lysine biosynthetic process via aminoadipic acid and cytoplasm localization) — translation MSVTLHLRGETKPLEHRAALTPTTVKHLIGKGFKIYVEESPQSIFKIDEYRRAGAIIVPFGSWISAPRDRIIIGLKEMPEEDKFPLVHEHIQFAHCYKDQAGWKDVLRRFINGNGTLYDLEFLEDDNGRRVAAFGFYAGFAGAALGLADWAFKQTHKDSEDLPAVSPYPNEKALIKDIGKAYKNALKTGAKKPKVLIIGALGRCGSGAIDFLKKVGLPEENIIKWDIQETSRGGPFPEIAASDIFINCIYLSKPIAPFINYELLNKPDRKLRTVVDVSADTTNPHNPIPIYNIATVFNKPTVKVNTSSGPKLSVISIDHLPSLLPREASEFFAHDLLPSLEQLPSRHVSPVWVRAEKLFNRHSARAIRESKL, via the coding sequence ATGTCCGTGACTTTACATTTAAGAGGTGAAACTAAACCGCTAGAACATCGTGCTGCCTTGACACCTACTACCGTCAAGCACCTAATCGGCAAAGGCTTCAAGATATATGTCGAGGAATCACCACAATCCATATTTAAAATCGACGAATACAGAAGAGCTGGTGCTATTATCGTACCATTTGGCTCCTGGATCAGTGCTCCTCGTGACAGAATAATTATTGGTTTGAAAGAAATGCCAGAAGAAGACAAGTTCCCATTGGTGCACGAACACATCCAATTTGCTCATTGTTATAAAGATCAAGCAGGCTGGAAAGACGTTCTGCGTAGATTCATAAACGGTAACGGTACCTTATATGACTTGGAATTTCTAGAGGACGACAACGGCAGAAGAGTTGCTGCTTTTGGATTTTATGCAGGTTTTGCTGGTGCAGCACTTGGTTTGGCAGATTGGGCCTTCAAACAAACACATAAGGACAGCGAAGACTTGCCAGCTGTCTCCCCATACCCAAACGAAAAGGCTTTGATCAAAGATATTGGCAAGGCTTACAAAAATGCATTGAAGACTGGTGCCAAAAAGCCAAAGGTACTAATAATTGGCGCTTTAGGAAGATGCGGTTCCGGTGCAattgatttcttgaagaaggtTGGCCTTCCAGAGGAAAATATCATTAAGTGGGATATTCAGGAAACTTCAAGAGGTGGCCCATTCCCTGAAATAGCAGCTTCtgatatcttcatcaactGTATTTACCTTTCCAAACCAATTGCACCTTTTATCAATTACGAACTACTAAACAAACCTGACAGAAAGCTAAGAACAGTTGTTGATGTGTCCGCCGACACAACTAATCCACACAACCCTATTCCAATATATAACATCGCTACTGTCTTCAACAAGCCAACAGTCAAGGTAAATACCAGTTCAGGTCCAAAACTATCTGTCATTTCAATCGACCATTTGCCTTCCCTATTACCAAGAGAAGCTTCTGAATTCTTCGCACACGACCTATTACCTTCCCTAGAACAACTACCAAGCAGACATGTTTCTCCAGTATGGGTAAGAGCTGAGAAATTATTCAACAGACATTCTGCCCGTGCTATTAGAGAATCTAAATTATGA
- a CDS encoding SDR family oxidoreductase (CAGL0F06897g~Putative protein with alcohol dehydrogenase domain; gene is downregulated in azole-resistant strain) — protein MSQTEQKVILVTGVSRGIGKSIVDTLFSLDKNVIVYGIARSEAPLKALKDTYGDRFFYTVGDITNDDTLKKYVNSAIEGHGKINSLIANAGVLEPVQNINNIDVNAWKQLYNINFFSIVSLVDIALPHLKKTHGSALFVSSDASDTYFSSWGAYGSSKAALNHFAMTLANEEKAVRALAVAPGIVDTDMQVNIRENLGPQGMSQEHLEMFRDLKKDNKLLHSSIPATVYSKLALNGIPEEINGQYLSFDAEVLKEFQH, from the coding sequence aTGTCTCAAACCGAACAAAAAGTTATTCTAGTCACTGGTGTTTCCAGAGGTATTGGTAAGTCTATCGTTGACACTTTGTTCTCCTTGGACAAGAACGTTATTGTCTATGGTATTGCTAGATCCGAAGCGCCATTGAAGGCTTTGAAGGACACTTACGGTGACAGATTCTTCTACACTGTTGGTGACATTACCAACGATGACACCTTGAAGAAGTATGTCAACTCTGCCATTGAAGGCCATGGTAAGATCAACTCTTTGATTGCCAATGCTGGTGTTCTAGAACCAGTTCaaaacatcaacaacattGATGTTAACGCTTGGAAGCAACTTTACAAcatcaacttcttcagTATCGTCTCCTTGGTCGACATTGCTCTTCCACACTTGAAGAAGACCCACGGTTCTGCTCTATTTGTCAGTTCCGATGCCAGTGACACTTACTTCAGCAGTTGGGGTGCTTACGGTTCTTCTAAGGCTGCCCTAAACCATTTCGCCATGACCTTGGCCAACGAGGAAAAAGCCGTCAGAGCTCTAGCTGTCGCTCCAGGTATTGTCGACACTGACATGCAAGTTAACATCAGAGAAAACCTTGGCCCTCAAGGTATGAGCCAGGAACACTTGGAAATGTTCAGAGACTTGAAGAAGGACAACAAGTTGCTACATAGCTCCATCCCAGCCACCGTCTACTCCAAGCTAGCTTTGAACGGTATTCCAGAAGAAATCAATGGACAATATTTGAGCTTTGACGCTGAAGTCTTGAAGGAATTTCAACACTAA
- a CDS encoding SDR family oxidoreductase (CAGL0F06919g~Ortholog(s) have oxidoreductase activity, acting on NAD(P)H, oxygen as acceptor activity and cytoplasm localization) produces MKKVVLVTGASRGIGEAIVKNILALDSNAVVYGIARNEDALKSLKDTVGARFQYLAGDITDEDKINEIVEKVVLEQGRIDSIVANAGVLEPVAKVGSSSVAEWKKLYDINFFSIIHLINKTLPHLEKSEGNAIFVSSGASTKPYYGWCAYGSSKAAVNHLTMSLAAENKAIKTIAVAPGVVDTKMQDDIRDKFGPSGMTADALKRFTDLKKNGELLDADVPGKIYARLAVSGIPAELNGEYVRYNDSRLQ; encoded by the coding sequence ATGAAGAAGGTTGTTTTAGTTACAGGGGCTTCCAGAGGTATTGGTGAAGCAATTGTCAAGAATATATTGGCTCTCGACAGCAATGCTGTGGTATATGGTATTGCGAGAAATGAGGACGCATTGAAGAGCTTGAAAGACACTGTAGGGGCCAGATTCCAATACTTGGCCGGTGATATTACTGATGAAGATAAGATCAACgaaattgttgaaaagGTAGTGCTAGAGCAAGGTCGTATTGACTCCATTGTGGCCAATGCAGGTGTACTAGAACCGGTAGCTAAAGTCGGTAGTTCTTCTGTAGCTGAATGGAAGAAGCTGTACgatattaattttttcagtATTATTCACTTGATCAACAAGACCCTGCCACATCTGGAGAAAAGCGAAGGCAATGCAATCTTTGTTAGTTCAGGTGCCAGTACAAAACCATATTACGGCTGGTGTGCCTATGGTTCATCCAAGGCAGCTGTGAATCATCTAACTATGTCATTGGCTGCTGAGAACAAAGCTATCAAGACAATTGCAGTTGCACCAGGTGTAGTGGATACAAAGATGCAGGATGATATTAGAGACAAATTTGGACCCTCGGGGATGACAGCTGATGCCTTGAAAAGGTTTAcagatttgaagaagaatggtGAGTTGCTCGATGCTGACGTTCCTGGTAAGATTTATGCAAGGCTAGCAGTCTCAGGTATCCCAGCTGAACTTAACGGTGAGTATGTAAGGTACAATGACTCCAGATTACAATGA
- the PYC1 gene encoding PYC1 (CAGL0F06941g~Putative pyruvate carboxylase isoform; gene is upregulated in azole-resistant strain): MPQSGQKKKLAGLRANFNILGEKDKILVANRGEIPIRIFRTAHELSMRTVAIYSHEDRLSTHRLKADEAYVIGEEGQYTPVGAYLAIDEIIDIAKKHGVDFIHPGYGFLSENSEFADKVQKAGITWIGPPPEVIESVGDKVSARNLAAKAKVPTVPGTPGPIKTVEEAEAFVAEYGYPVIIKAAYGGGGRGMRVVREGEDIGDAFQRATSEAKTAFGNGTCFVERFLDKPKHIEVQLLADNHGNVIHLFERDCSVQRRHQKVVEVAPAKTLPRDVRDAILTDAVKLAKEAGYRNAGTAEFLVDNQNRHYFIEINPRIQVEHTITEEITGIDIVAAQIQIAAGASLTELGLLQDRITTRGFAIQCRITTEDPAKNFQPDTGRIEVYGSTGGNGVRLDGGNAYAGAVISPHYDSMLVKCSCSGSTYEIVRRKIIRALIEFRIRGVKTNIPFLLTLLTHPVFISGQYWTTFIDDTPQLFHMVSSQNRAQKLLHYLADLAVNGSSIKGQIGLPKLSTKPNIPHLHDEKGEIISVTKVAPPDGWRQVLLEKGPEGFAKAVRAFKGTLLMDTTWRDAHQSLLATRVRTHDLAAIAPTTAHALAGAFALECWGGATFDVAMRFLHEDPWERLRVLRKLVPNIPFQMLLRGANGVAYSSLPDNAIDHFVKQAKDNGVDIFRVFDALNDLEQLKVGVDAVKKAGGVVEATVCYSGDMLQPGKKYNLDYYLEVTDKIVEMGTHVLGIKDMAGTLKPTAAKLLIGSIRAKYPDLPIHVHSHDSAGTAVASMAACAFAGADVVDVAINSMSGMTSQASINALLASLDGEIDTGVNVKHARELDAYWAEMRLLYSCFEADLKGPDPEVYDHEIPGGQLTNLLFQAQQLGLGEKWIETKRAYKEANHLLGDIVKVTPTSKVVGDLAQFMVTNQLTSEDVKRLANSLDFPDSVMDFFEGLMGQPYGGFPEPLRSDILRNKRRKLTVRPGLELEPFDLESIREDLENRFGEIDECDVASYNMYPKVYEDFQKMKELYGDLSVLPTKNFLAPPSIGEDIEVHLEQGKTLIIKLQAVGDLNKETGMRDVYFELNGEMRKIRVPDRSQKVEKVSKPKADNHDPFQIGAPMAGVIVEVKVHKGSLVKKGQPVAILSAMKMEMVVSSQADGQVKDVFVKDAENVEASDLLVLLEEEIPPQE, from the coding sequence atgCCACAATCTGgtcaaaagaagaaattggcCGGTTTGAGGGCTAATTTCAACATCCTTGGTGAAAAGGATAAGATTTTAGTTGCCAACAGAGGTGAAATTCCCATTAGAATCTTTAGAACAGCCCATGAACTGTCTATGAGAACCGTCGCTATCTACTCTCACGAGGATAGACTTTCTACACACAGATTGAAGGCGGATGAAGCCTATGTGATTGGTGAAGAAGGTCAATACACCCCAGTTGGTGCTTACCTTGccattgatgaaattattgatattgCTAAGAAACACGGTGTTGATTTCATTCACCCTGGTTACGGTTTCCTTTCTGAAAACTCGGAATTTGCAGACAAGGTACAAAAAGCTGGTATCACATGGATTGGCCCACCTCCAGAAGTCATCGAATCTGTTGGTGACAAAGTCTCAGCTAGAAACTTGGCCGCAAAGGCTAAAGTTCCAACCGTTCCAGGTACTCCTGGTCCAATTAAAACCGTGGAAGAAGCTGAGGCCTTTGTCGCTGAGTATGGTTACCCAGTGATCATCAAAGCTGCCTacggtggtggtggtagAGGTATGAGAGTGGTAAGAGAAGGCGAAGACATTGGTGACGCTTTCCAACGTGCCACTTCTGAGGCTAAGACAGCTTTCGGTAACGGTACTTGTTTTGTAGAAAGATTCTTGGACAAGCCAAAACATATTGAAGTTCAACTTCTGGCTGACAACCATGGTAACGTCATACATCtatttgaaagagattGTTCGGTACAACGTAGACACCAGAAGGTCGTAGAAGTCGCACCAGCAAAAACATTACCTCGTGACGTTAGAGATGCAATTTTAACAGATGCCGTTAAATTGGCAAAAGAAGCAGGCTACAGAAATGCTGGTACAGCTGAATTCTTAGTTGATAACCAAAATAGACATTATTTCATTGAAATTAACCCAAGAATTCAAGTTGAACATACAATTACTGAAGAAATTACTGGTATTGATATTGTGGCCGCTCAAATTCAAATTGCAGCCGGTGCTTCCCTAACAGAATTAGGTCTTCTACAAGACAGAATTACCACTCGTGGTTTTGCTATTCAATGTCGTATCACAACTGAGGATCCAGCAAAGAATTTCCAACCGGATACTGGTAGAATTGAAGTTTACGGTTCTACTGGTGGTAACGGTGTTAGATTAGATGGTGGTAATGCATACGCAGGCGCTGTTATTTCACCTCATTATGACTCTATGCTGGTCAAATGTTCCTGTTCAGGTTCCACTTATGAAATTGTACGTCGTAAAATAATCCGTGCCTTGATTGAATTCAGAATTAGAGGTGTGAAAACTaatattccatttttgCTAACATTATTAACTCATCCAGTATTTATTAGCGGCCAGTATTGGACAACTTTCATTGATGACACCCCACAGTTGTTCCATATGGTTTCATCACAAAACAGAGCCCAAAAATTGCTACACTACTTGGCTGATTTAGCAGTCAATGGTTCATCAATTAAGGGTCAAATTGGCTTGCCTAAATTATCTACTAAACCAAACATTCCACATCTACATGACGAAAAGGGTGAGATTATTAGTGTCACCAAAGTGGCTCCACCAGATGGTTGGAGACAAGTGCTATTAGAAAAGGGACCTGAAGGATTCGCTAAAGCTGTTAGAGCATTCAAGGGTACTTTACTAATGGACACAACTTGGAGAGATGCCCACCAATCCTTACTTGCAACAAGAGTTAGAACACACGACTTGGCCGCTATTGCACCAACTACTGCACATGCTTTAGCTGGTGCGTTTGCGCTAGAATGTTGGGGTGGTGCTACTTTTGATGTTGCTATGAGATTCTTACATGAAGATCCATGGGAACGTCTAAGAGTATTGAGAAAACTAGTCCCAAATATTCCATTCCAAATGCTACTTCGTGGTGCAAATGGTGTTGCATACTCATCACTGCCAGACAATGCCATTGACCATTTTGTTAAACAAGCAAAGGATAACGGTGTTGACATTTTCAGAGTTTTTGATGCACTAAACGATTTAGAGCAATTAAAGGTTGGTGTAGATGCTGTTAAGAAAGCTGGAGGTGTTGTCGAGGCAACAGTATGCTATTCTGGTGATATGTTACAACCAGGCAAGAAATACAACTTGGATTACTATCTAGAAGTCACTGACAAGATTGTTGAAATGGGTACACATGTTCTTGGTATCAAAGATATGGCTGGTACTTTGAAACCTACTGCTGCAAAGTTGCTAATTGGTTCTATTAGAGCTAAATACCCAGACCTACCAATTCATGTTCATAGTCATGACTCTGCTGGTACTGCTGTGGCTTCCATGGCTGCTTGTGCATTTGCAGGTGCAGATGTTGTCGATGTCGCTATCAACTCTATGTCAGGAATGACTTCTCAGGCATCAATCAATGCCCTATTAGCATCTCTAGATGGGGAAATTGATACAGGTGTTAATGTTAAGCATGCTCGTGAATTAGATGCTTACTGGGCGGAGATGAGACTGTTGTATTCTTGTTTTGAAGCTGATCTAAAGGGTCCCGATCCAGAAGTGTACGACCATGAAATTCCAGGTGGTCAATTGACTAACCTGTTATTCCAAGCCCAACAGCTAGGCCTAGGTGAGAAATGGATTGAAACCAAGAGAGCTTATAAAGAGGCCAACCACTTGCTGGGTGACATTGTAAAGGTTACTCCTACCTCGAAGGTTGTTGGTGATTTAGCACAGTTTATGGTTACCAATCAACTGACATCGGAAGATGTTAAACGTTTAGCAAACTCATTGGATTTCCCAGACTCTGTCATGGACTTCTTTGAAGGTTTAATGGGTCAACCATACGGTGGTTTCCCAGAACCTTTAAGATCTGATATCTTGAGAAACAAGAGGAGAAAATTGACAGTTCGTCCCGGTTTGGAGCTTGAGCCATTCGATCTTGAATCAATCAGAGAAGATCTTGAAAACAGATTTGGTGAAATCGATGAATGCGATGTTGCTTCTTATAACATGTATCCAAAGGTTTACGAAGACTTccaaaaaatgaaagaattgTACGGTGACTTATCTGTGCTACCAACTAAAAACTTCCTAGCTCCACCAAGCATTGGCGAAGACATTGAAGTTCATTTAGAACAAGGTAAGACTTTGATCATAAAGCTACAAGCTGTCGGTGATTTGAACAAAGAGACTGGTATGAGGGATGTCTACTTTGAACTAAATGGTGAAATGAGAAAGATTCGCGTACCTGATAGATCTCAGAAGGTCGAAAAAGTCTCTAAACCCAAGGCTGACAATCATGATCCATTCCAAATTGGTGCCCCAATGGCAGGTGTTATCGTGGAAGTTAAGGTCCACAAAGGTTCATTAGTCAAGAAGGGTCAACCGGTTGCTATTTTGAGCGCAATGAAGATGGAAATGGTTGTGTCATCTCAAGCAGATGGCCAGGTAAAGGACGTGTTTGTCAAAGATGCCGAAAATGTTGAAGCTTCCGATCTTCTGGTTCTtctagaagaagaaattccGCCACAAGAGTAA